The genomic stretch GAATACCATATAAAAATGCTGCTATGCCAGAGCTACTTTGAAATGCTGCTGACTTTAATTTTAAGGGTTTTGTTTGTCAGCCATGGGTATCACAGAATTAATGCGCATATCTTTAATTTAGTACACACCAACGGGAATAATCTTTGTAAGTGAAACTCATCAATTGCAATTCCTCTACGTCTAGCTCTCTCGGTGGCAAAATGGTTCCCTACTTTTGATACTGCACGGGTAGAGAATTTAGAGAAGCACAAATTCGAAAAGAGACTTAAGTTTATATGATTACCATGAAATTATGTATGTTATCCAACtaaataattatgtattgataAGTAAGGCTTTGAACAACCATCTTCAATTGGTGTTGCTATCTGTTTATTTGCTTTTCCTGTCCTCCAGGCTTTCTTGTTACGGGTCACTGATCTGTGTTCTGgcatatgtatgttgggtattAATTGCTGGACCTTGAATAATCACATGCTGGTGAAATTAACGTGGCAACAAGGCCATAGGAGGTGTCAAAACTTATTTTTCCTAAAATGGTTTCTCTTCCAAACAAAACTTTTTGAGTGAACTTTTAGTTTTTTGGGGTCGTGTGTTTCTTCTGAATGAAAAAGATACGAAATGCAACCAATTAATTGATCATAACGTGAatggaaaggaagaagaagatgacGTGTGACCATCTACTGGGGAAGTATCTTCTAGGATTCAAAAATTTTCCCCGCCtcaaaaccaaacaaaacatTACGATGCAGGATTTGTGTCTCGTATCATATTATTGGCTATCGGGTGGACTATAAATACATCTACAATGCGCTTAGAAAATTGGATCTGCATGGCAACTAGGAAATTAAGCTCTAAGGAGAATGCAGTGCATAAAATCTACTGGGATCAGCCGCATGATCAGGGTATGACAAGAATCTTCTGCCTACGAACGTCTGTTGAGGGGAAGGTGTAGTTGTCCTCAGGAGCATCAGTGGCATCCAGCTTACACCTGACTCCTCCGAGTGTGTCAGGGAATAGAAGAGCCATCCAAATTGTCATGCCAAAGACCAGAACGCCTGAATGTACGGTGGATGCTTGCATTCGTTGCCATTTTCCTGGACAAAGTTCACAACTCCCACAACTGTGAGTTGCAACTTGAATTATCTATAAGATCATTGGCCTCGAAGCTGCATCCATCCTCTGTTGACGTTAAGGAACCATCAGCTAACTGTGCCATGTAAAGAGAATTAGTTGCTTCTACCAGGTAATCTGTACTCCTGGTAAAGTTTTCATCACAGATTGCACTGCGCTGTTCGTGGCTGCTGCTCGCCTTTAGTAGAAACTCTGTTGTTTGATCAGCTTCCAGCTCGATGTCCTCTCTCCCGTATTCTTCTTTGCCGCTTCTTATAGTAAGTTGCCTGAGTTTCTGTACCTGTTGATCAAGGAAATCTCCTTTACATGTTCGCTGCTGAATGAGTAAGAACACATAAAAAGTTTATGGATGATATCCATACCTCAACGTGTAGGGATTCACTCTCTTTCTTCAGGGACTCAAACTTAGAGGCCAGGTCGTCATAACTAGCCTTTAGGACGCTGTAGTCTTGCTCAATTTGCTTTGACTTTGATCGAGCTCTCTTGTTCTGGAACCATATAGCAACCTGGCGAGGCTGGAGGCCAAGCTTGTTAGCTAACTGTTGCTTTACCCGTAACTCCGGCCTCGACTCTGCCTCAAACATACTCTCCAAGTACCTGATCTGATCATCGTTAAATCTCCTTTTGCTAATGGTCTTGCTGGTAGTAGAAGAACCGGACATGCTGTGCAGCTCTAGCTCTACTACTTCATCTGCAGGGACGTGTTGTGCAGTCCAAGATGATGACGGTATTGGACATGCAGGTGGTGCCGTTCCtctttgaaacatttttttcCTACTTAACCAGCGATCTTGGCTTCAGCTAGAGGATGGGGGAGGAGCATGGCTGATTAATACTAGTACTAgtagaagaaagaaacaaaggcATTGGTGGGGGGTCCAAAATGGTTCAGAGAGTGGGGGTGGACGAGTGTACCTCATTGTTTCGTGGGCCTCCGACAGGCAAAGAAAGTGATAAGAATGGCATTAGCTGTCCAGCTGGGCCTTCATACTTGTCAGTTGCTACTTCAATCCCGAATTTCTTGCCAgtcctttttatttatttgtctAATTTTTTCTGGGCTATACTTAGTGTACAACTTGGCACCCGAGGATACGGCCACGAGAacagaaattaaaatttaaaaaacaaagGGCGAGAGAGCTGCTTGTGTGGAACCGTCATCCTAAAACGTGAGAATAGAAGCACTAATCATTGGTTAACTATTTTGATAGTGATAGCTACAGTTGGTTTCCGGGTagtatattattatatatatatactaaccGTTGatcaatactttttttttttttttggagaattttttTACTACCTGCATATTCTTCCATCtgctttgtttttttgtttttaagtcACTCCGTGCGTGATATTTATTCatactttttttcaaaaaaaaaaaaaaaaatcttggttCCTTTTTGCTTTTGGGCTCTTTTGTCAGTAGTATTTTAAAATGAAGTGTGCTGGTGGAGGCCGAAGGGAAGAAGGAAGGAATCATGTTATGTAAGACGGTGATGATGTTCGCTTGTGGCTTTCATGATTCAAGTGTTCCTCCCTCTGATCTCATTAATCAGCCAATTTTTTCTTACATACACGAATaagatttataattttttaaacaaatattAAGAACagaaaaacaataataaatattaTTAATACTCCATATTAAGATTCAGACATACAACAAAATAAATAATGTGCTGCGGAAAAGAAGTGGAGGGTAGGCGTCAACTTCAAGTGGTTTGACGGGAGTCGCTGTCGTCCGACCAAAGCTTGCCACGTCTAA from Coffea eugenioides isolate CCC68of chromosome 8, Ceug_1.0, whole genome shotgun sequence encodes the following:
- the LOC113781398 gene encoding homeobox-leucine zipper protein ATHB-12-like, whose amino-acid sequence is MFQRGTAPPACPIPSSSWTAQHVPADEVVELELHSMSGSSTTSKTISKRRFNDDQIRYLESMFEAESRPELRVKQQLANKLGLQPRQVAIWFQNKRARSKSKQIEQDYSVLKASYDDLASKFESLKKESESLHVEVQKLRQLTIRSGKEEYGREDIELEADQTTEFLLKASSSHEQRSAICDENFTRSTDYLVEATNSLYMAQLADGSLTSTEDGCSFEANDLIDNSSCNSQLWEL